A section of the Streptomyces sp. SCL15-4 genome encodes:
- a CDS encoding 4a-hydroxytetrahydrobiopterin dehydratase has protein sequence MAVEPLSQQEIEDRLAALRGWSVLDGRLGRSYRLASHFAATALVVHIAGIQDELDHHADLTLGYDTVSLRVHTHSAGGALTAKDFELARRVEDIAPGHGAH, from the coding sequence ATGGCCGTGGAACCGCTGTCGCAGCAGGAGATCGAGGACCGCCTGGCCGCGTTGCGGGGCTGGTCGGTGCTCGACGGGCGGCTCGGCCGCTCCTACCGGCTCGCCTCGCACTTCGCGGCCACGGCGCTGGTGGTGCACATCGCCGGCATCCAGGACGAGCTGGACCACCACGCCGACCTGACCCTCGGCTACGACACGGTGTCCCTGCGCGTGCACACCCACAGCGCGGGCGGCGCGCTCACCGCCAAGGACTTCGAACTCGCCCGCAGGGTGGAGGACATCGCCCCAGGCCACGGAGCACACTGA
- a CDS encoding helix-turn-helix transcriptional regulator: protein MTVAASPPSVPTGVGRGAGPLLRAWRERRRISQLELALRADSSARHISFIETGRSRPSEEMVLRLAERLQVPVRERNALLLAAGYAPRYPETPLDDPALDALRDGLERLIRGYEPYPALVVDAGYTVVAANRGIAVLLEGVPEKLMSPAPNAMRLTLHPEGLAPRIRNLREWRGHLLAQMEREIALHRSDRLRALYEEVAAYPVPPEEPGAEPAEPVPYFALPLRVEHAGRVLSFVSSISTFNTPMDITVAELAIETFLPADRATAAHLRALAD, encoded by the coding sequence ATGACCGTTGCCGCCTCCCCTCCCTCCGTCCCCACCGGCGTCGGCCGGGGTGCCGGCCCGTTGCTGCGCGCCTGGCGCGAGCGGCGGCGGATCTCCCAGCTGGAACTGGCGCTGCGCGCCGACTCCTCGGCGCGGCACATCAGCTTCATCGAGACCGGACGGTCCCGGCCGAGCGAGGAGATGGTGCTGCGGCTGGCCGAGCGGCTCCAGGTGCCGGTGCGCGAGCGCAACGCGCTGCTGCTGGCGGCCGGTTACGCGCCGCGCTATCCGGAGACCCCGTTGGACGATCCGGCGCTGGACGCGCTGCGGGACGGGCTGGAGCGGCTCATCCGGGGCTACGAGCCCTATCCGGCGCTGGTGGTCGACGCCGGTTACACGGTCGTCGCCGCGAACCGGGGCATCGCCGTACTGCTGGAGGGGGTGCCGGAGAAGCTGATGAGCCCGGCGCCGAACGCGATGCGGCTGACGCTGCACCCGGAGGGGCTGGCGCCGCGCATCCGGAACCTGCGGGAGTGGCGCGGGCACCTGCTGGCCCAGATGGAGCGGGAGATCGCCCTGCACCGCTCCGACCGCTTGCGCGCGCTGTACGAGGAGGTGGCGGCGTACCCGGTGCCGCCGGAGGAGCCCGGCGCCGAACCGGCCGAGCCGGTACCGTACTTCGCGCTGCCGCTGCGGGTGGAGCACGCCGGGCGGGTCCTGTCGTTCGTGTCCTCGATCTCCACGTTCAACACACCGATGGACATCACGGTCGCCGAACTGGCCATTGAAACCTTCCTCCCGGCGGACCGCGCGACCGCCGCCCACCTGCGCGCCCTCGCCGACTGA
- a CDS encoding glycoside hydrolase family 48 protein yields the protein MDPGRRRRTVRRLWTAVAAAAALPLSMLATGTETAHAAAVQCSVDYKTNDWGSGFTADLTITNRGTDAVNGWTLTYAYAGNQKLTSGWNGTWSQSGQSVTVKNASYNGAIAAGAAVSTGAQFTYSGANTAPTSFAVNGTTCAGAHQPPVTVLTSPSAGAVYGQGDAVPLAATAAAADNATISKVEFYDDTTLLGTDTSAPYSLSASSLAVGSHSLVAKAYDSLGASGTSTPVGITVASGPAVVASPSQLGVQQGKSGTFSVKLSTQPSANVTVSTARTDGNTGLSVTGGSSLTFTPSNWNTAQTVTITADSSGTGSATFTASATGHAKATVTVTELPAAKAYDARFLDLYGKITNPANGYFSPEGIPYHSVETLIVEAPDQGHETTSEAYSYLLWLQAMYGKVTGDWSKFNGAWEIMEKYMIPTHADQPTNSFYNASKPATYAPEYDTPNEYPAKLDTSVSVGSDPIAGELKSAYGTDDVYGMHWIQDVDNVYGYGNEPGKCEAGPTATGPSFINTFQRGSQESVWETVPQPTCDAFKYGGKNGYLDLFTGDSSYAKQWKYTNAPDADSRAVQAAYWANLWAKQQGKSGDVSATVAKAAKMGDYLRYAMYDKYFKKIGNCTSPSCPAGTGKDASHYLLSWYYAWGGATDTSAGWAWRIGSSHVHGGYQNPLAAYALSSVADLKPKSATGATDWSKSLQRQLEFYQWLQSSEGGIAGGATNSWAGRYASPPTGTSTFYGMAYDPAPVYHDPPSNQWFGFQAWSMERVAEYYQQTGNAQAKAILDKWVKWALSKTTINPDGTYRIPSTLQWSGQPDTWNASSPGSNNGLHVTVADYTDDVGVAASYAKTLTYYAAKSGDATAKSTAKALLDGMWNNYQDSLGVAVPETRTDYSRFNDSVYVPSGWTGTMPNGDAINSSSTFSSLRSFYKSDPNWSKIEAYLKGGAAPVFTYHRFWAQADIATAMGSYAELLE from the coding sequence ATGGATCCTGGACGCAGACGCAGAACCGTGCGTCGGTTGTGGACGGCGGTGGCCGCCGCCGCGGCCCTGCCGCTGTCGATGCTCGCCACCGGCACGGAGACCGCCCACGCGGCCGCCGTGCAGTGCAGCGTCGACTACAAGACCAACGACTGGGGCTCGGGTTTCACCGCCGACCTCACGATCACCAACCGCGGTACGGACGCCGTCAACGGATGGACGCTGACGTACGCCTACGCGGGCAACCAGAAGCTGACCAGCGGCTGGAACGGGACCTGGTCCCAGTCCGGCCAGTCGGTCACCGTGAAGAACGCCTCGTACAACGGCGCCATCGCCGCGGGCGCCGCCGTCTCCACCGGCGCGCAGTTCACCTACAGCGGCGCCAACACCGCTCCCACGTCCTTCGCCGTCAACGGCACCACCTGTGCCGGCGCCCACCAGCCCCCGGTGACCGTGCTGACCAGCCCGAGCGCGGGCGCGGTCTACGGCCAGGGGGACGCCGTACCGCTCGCGGCGACCGCGGCGGCGGCCGACAACGCGACCATCAGCAAGGTGGAGTTCTACGACGACACCACGCTGCTGGGCACGGACACCAGCGCGCCGTACTCGCTCTCGGCGTCCAGTCTGGCCGTGGGCAGTCATTCCCTGGTGGCGAAGGCGTACGACAGCCTGGGCGCGTCCGGCACCTCCACGCCGGTGGGCATCACGGTGGCCTCCGGCCCCGCCGTGGTCGCCTCGCCGTCCCAACTGGGCGTGCAGCAAGGCAAGTCGGGCACGTTCTCGGTGAAGCTGTCCACGCAGCCGAGCGCGAACGTGACGGTGAGCACGGCTCGCACGGACGGCAACACCGGCCTGTCCGTGACCGGCGGTTCGTCGCTGACCTTCACCCCGTCGAACTGGAACACCGCGCAGACCGTGACCATCACGGCCGACTCCTCCGGCACCGGCAGCGCGACCTTCACCGCGTCGGCCACCGGCCACGCCAAGGCGACGGTCACGGTCACCGAGCTGCCCGCGGCGAAGGCGTACGACGCCCGCTTCCTCGACCTGTACGGGAAGATCACCAACCCGGCGAACGGCTACTTCTCCCCCGAGGGCATCCCGTACCACTCGGTGGAGACGCTGATCGTCGAGGCCCCGGACCAGGGTCACGAGACCACCTCCGAGGCGTACAGCTACCTGCTGTGGCTCCAGGCGATGTACGGCAAGGTCACCGGCGACTGGTCGAAGTTCAACGGCGCCTGGGAGATCATGGAGAAGTACATGATCCCCACGCACGCCGACCAGCCGACGAACTCCTTCTACAACGCCTCCAAGCCGGCCACCTACGCGCCCGAGTACGACACCCCGAACGAGTACCCGGCCAAGCTGGACACCTCGGTGTCGGTGGGCTCGGACCCGATCGCCGGTGAGCTGAAGAGCGCGTACGGCACGGACGACGTCTACGGCATGCACTGGATCCAGGACGTGGACAACGTCTACGGCTACGGCAACGAGCCCGGCAAGTGCGAGGCCGGCCCGACCGCCACCGGACCGTCGTTCATCAACACCTTCCAGCGCGGCTCGCAGGAGTCCGTCTGGGAGACGGTCCCGCAGCCGACCTGCGACGCCTTCAAGTACGGCGGCAAGAACGGCTACCTGGACCTGTTCACCGGCGACAGCTCCTACGCCAAGCAGTGGAAGTACACCAACGCCCCCGACGCGGACTCCCGCGCCGTGCAGGCCGCCTACTGGGCGAACCTGTGGGCCAAGCAGCAGGGCAAGAGCGGGGACGTGTCCGCGACGGTCGCCAAGGCCGCCAAGATGGGCGACTACCTGCGGTACGCGATGTACGACAAGTACTTCAAGAAGATCGGCAACTGCACGAGCCCGTCCTGCCCGGCCGGTACCGGCAAGGACGCCTCGCACTACCTGCTGTCCTGGTACTACGCCTGGGGCGGCGCCACGGACACCTCCGCCGGCTGGGCCTGGCGGATCGGCTCCAGCCATGTCCACGGCGGCTACCAGAACCCCCTGGCCGCCTACGCGCTCAGCTCCGTCGCCGACCTGAAGCCCAAGTCGGCCACCGGCGCCACCGACTGGAGCAAGTCGCTCCAGCGGCAGCTGGAGTTCTACCAGTGGCTCCAGTCGTCCGAGGGCGGCATCGCGGGCGGCGCGACCAACAGCTGGGCCGGCCGCTACGCCAGCCCGCCCACCGGCACCTCCACCTTCTACGGCATGGCCTACGACCCGGCTCCCGTCTACCACGACCCGCCGTCCAACCAGTGGTTCGGCTTCCAGGCGTGGTCGATGGAACGGGTCGCCGAGTACTACCAGCAGACCGGGAACGCCCAGGCCAAGGCGATCCTCGACAAGTGGGTGAAGTGGGCGCTGTCCAAGACCACGATCAACCCGGACGGCACCTACCGCATCCCCTCCACCCTCCAGTGGTCGGGCCAGCCCGACACCTGGAACGCCTCCAGCCCCGGCTCCAACAACGGGCTGCACGTCACGGTCGCCGACTACACCGACGACGTCGGAGTGGCCGCCTCCTACGCCAAGACGCTGACGTACTACGCCGCCAAGTCCGGTGACGCGACGGCCAAGTCCACGGCGAAGGCGCTGCTGGACGGCATGTGGAACAACTACCAGGACAGCCTCGGTGTCGCCGTGCCGGAGACCCGGACCGACTACAGCCGGTTCAACGACAGCGTGTACGTGCCGAGCGGCTGGACCGGCACCATGCCGAACGGCGACGCGATCAACTCCTCGTCCACGTTCTCCTCGCTCCGGTCCTTCTACAAGAGCGACCCGAACTGGTCGAAGATCGAGGCCTACCTCAAGGGCGGCGCAGCGCCCGTGTTCACGTACCACCGCTTCTGGGCCCAGGCGGACATCGCCACGGCCATGGGCTCGTACGCGGAGCTGCTCGAATAG
- a CDS encoding glycoside hydrolase family 6 protein: MSRTRTSLLAALALVAGASGTAIGMQSASATAAAVPCTVDYKVQNQWSTGFTAAVTVTNNAPAKSSWSLKWSYAGDQKVTSGWNAKLSQSGTAVTAANESYNGALATGGTVSFGFQGSYSGTNAVPATFTLDGVTCNVDNGGGGDNGGGGDNGGGGDNGGGGTSGRVDNPYAGSKVYVNPEWSKLAAAEPGGSRVSNQPTFVWLDRIAAINGVNGGMGLRAHLDEALKQKGSGELVVQLVIYDLPGRDCAALASNGELGPTDIDKYKTQYIDAIASILSDAKYAGLRISALIEPDSLPNLVTNAGGTNTTTDACVTMKSNGNYEKGVSYALDKLGNLSNVYNYIDAGHHGWLGWDTNLGPTAQEFYKVATTNGASLSDVAGFIVNTANYSPTKEPYFKVSDSVNGQTVRQSKWVDWNQYVDEQSYAQGLRDKLVASGFNSGIGMLIDTSRNGWGGTARPSGPGPLTSVDNYVNGGRIDRRIHVGNWCNQSGAGLGERPTAAPAAGIDAYVWAKPPGESDGASSAISNDEGKGFDQMCDPTYGGNARNGNNPSGALPNSPLAGHWFSAQFQQLMQNAYPPLS; this comes from the coding sequence ATGAGTCGTACCAGAACATCACTGCTCGCCGCCCTGGCGCTGGTCGCCGGGGCCTCCGGGACGGCGATCGGCATGCAGTCGGCCTCGGCCACTGCCGCCGCCGTCCCCTGCACCGTGGACTACAAGGTGCAGAACCAGTGGAGCACCGGCTTCACCGCCGCGGTGACCGTCACCAACAACGCGCCGGCCAAGTCGAGTTGGTCGCTGAAGTGGTCGTACGCCGGTGACCAGAAGGTCACCAGCGGCTGGAACGCCAAGCTCAGCCAGAGCGGCACCGCGGTCACCGCCGCCAACGAGAGCTACAACGGCGCGCTGGCCACCGGCGGTACGGTCAGCTTCGGGTTCCAGGGCAGCTACAGCGGCACCAACGCGGTGCCCGCCACGTTCACGCTCGACGGGGTCACCTGCAACGTCGACAACGGCGGGGGCGGCGACAACGGTGGCGGCGGGGACAACGGCGGCGGGGGCGACAACGGCGGCGGCGGCACCTCCGGGCGCGTCGACAACCCCTACGCCGGCTCCAAGGTGTACGTGAACCCGGAGTGGTCGAAGCTGGCCGCCGCCGAACCGGGCGGCAGCCGCGTCTCCAACCAGCCCACCTTCGTCTGGCTGGACCGCATCGCGGCCATCAACGGCGTCAACGGCGGCATGGGCCTGCGCGCCCACCTGGACGAGGCCCTGAAGCAGAAGGGCTCCGGCGAACTGGTCGTCCAGCTGGTCATCTACGACCTCCCCGGCCGTGACTGCGCCGCCCTCGCCTCCAACGGCGAACTCGGCCCGACGGACATCGACAAGTACAAGACGCAGTACATCGACGCCATCGCCTCGATCCTGTCCGACGCCAAGTACGCGGGCCTGCGCATCTCCGCCCTCATCGAGCCGGACTCGCTGCCCAACCTGGTCACCAACGCCGGCGGCACCAACACCACCACCGACGCCTGCGTGACCATGAAGTCCAACGGCAACTACGAGAAGGGCGTCAGCTACGCGCTGGACAAGCTGGGCAACCTCTCGAACGTCTACAACTACATCGACGCCGGTCACCACGGCTGGCTCGGCTGGGACACCAACCTCGGCCCGACCGCCCAGGAGTTCTACAAGGTCGCCACGACCAACGGCGCCAGCCTGAGCGACGTGGCCGGCTTCATCGTCAACACGGCCAACTACAGCCCGACCAAGGAGCCCTACTTCAAGGTCTCCGACAGCGTGAACGGCCAGACCGTCCGCCAGTCGAAGTGGGTCGACTGGAACCAGTACGTGGACGAGCAGTCGTACGCGCAGGGCCTGCGGGACAAGCTGGTGGCGTCCGGGTTCAACTCCGGTATCGGCATGCTGATCGACACCTCCCGCAACGGCTGGGGCGGGACCGCCCGGCCCTCCGGCCCCGGCCCGCTGACCTCGGTCGACAACTACGTCAACGGCGGCCGCATCGACCGGCGCATCCACGTCGGCAACTGGTGCAACCAGAGCGGTGCCGGACTCGGCGAACGGCCGACCGCCGCTCCCGCCGCCGGGATAGACGCCTACGTGTGGGCCAAGCCGCCGGGGGAGTCCGACGGAGCCAGCTCCGCCATCAGCAACGACGAGGGCAAGGGCTTCGACCAGATGTGCGACCCCACCTACGGTGGCAACGCGCGCAACGGCAACAACCCCTCGGGCGCGCTGCCCAACTCGCCGCTGGCCGGGCACTGGTTCTCCGCCCAGTTCCAGCAGCTGATGCAGAACGCCTACCCGCCGCTGTCCTGA
- a CDS encoding cellulose binding domain-containing protein: MRRTRILVAAFSLAAGLLAGTPPALAAATSAPPLAADTYTWKNARVDGGGFVPGIVFNRTEKNLAYARTDIGGAYRWQQSTKTWTPLLDSVGWNEWGHTGVVSLASDPVQPDKVYAAVGTYTNSWDPTDGAVLRSADRGASWQKTDLPFKLGGNMPGRGMGERLAVDPNKNSVLYLGAPSGKGLWRSTDSGVTWSQVTSFPNPGTYRQDPSDTSGYASDNQGIVWVTFDESTGTSGTATKIVYVGVADKDNAVYRSTDAGATWTRLAGQPTGYLAHKGVLDAVNGYLYLAYSDTGGPYDGGKGRLWRYATATGTWTDISPVAEADTYFGFSGLTVDRQHPSTLMATAYSSWWPDTQLFRSTDSGATWTKAWDYTSYPDRANRYTMDVSSSPWLTFGAHPSPPEQSPKLGWMTEALEIDPFDSARMMFGTGATVYGTEDLTKWDSGGQFSVKPMVRGLEETAVNDLAAPPSGGARLFSALGDIGGFRHTDLTAVPSMMYTSPTFTTTTGLDFAEANPDTVVRVGDLDSGPHIAFSTDNGANWFAGTDPSGVSGGGTVAAAADGSRFVWSPAGTGVRHTTGFGTSWAESAGIPAGAIVESDRVDAKTFYGFKSGKFYVSTDGGATFTASAATGLPSGDSVRFKALPGTRGDVWLAGGAADGAYGLWHSTDGGGSFTKSANVQQADTIGFGKAAPDASYQTLYTSAKIGGVRGIFRSTDKGASWTRINDDAHQWGWTGAAITGDPRVYGRVYVSTNGRGVIYGDTSDTSGGGGGDGGGGTDPTPVPTGACTVSYKITNQWADGFQADVRLTNTGSAAWNGWSLGWSFADGQKVTQMWNAGYSQSGTAVTVKNVSWNGTVAAGSSVAFGFTGSRAGTNTVPASFKLGGQSCAAA; the protein is encoded by the coding sequence GTGCGCAGAACCCGCATCCTCGTGGCCGCGTTCTCGCTGGCCGCCGGACTGCTCGCCGGCACCCCGCCCGCACTGGCCGCGGCCACGTCCGCCCCGCCACTGGCCGCCGACACCTACACCTGGAAGAACGCCCGGGTCGACGGCGGGGGCTTCGTCCCCGGGATCGTCTTCAACCGCACCGAGAAGAACCTGGCCTACGCCCGCACCGACATCGGCGGCGCCTACCGCTGGCAGCAGTCGACCAAGACCTGGACCCCGCTGCTGGACTCGGTCGGCTGGAACGAGTGGGGCCACACCGGCGTGGTGAGCCTCGCCTCCGACCCGGTCCAGCCGGACAAGGTCTACGCGGCCGTCGGGACGTACACCAACAGCTGGGACCCCACCGACGGAGCGGTGCTGCGCTCCGCCGACCGGGGCGCGAGCTGGCAGAAGACCGACCTGCCGTTCAAGCTCGGCGGCAACATGCCCGGCCGCGGCATGGGCGAGCGGCTGGCGGTCGACCCGAACAAGAACAGCGTGCTGTACCTGGGCGCGCCGAGCGGCAAGGGCCTGTGGCGGTCGACGGACTCCGGGGTGACCTGGTCGCAGGTGACGAGCTTCCCCAACCCCGGCACCTACCGGCAGGACCCGAGCGACACCAGCGGATACGCGAGCGACAACCAGGGCATCGTCTGGGTCACCTTCGACGAGTCGACCGGCACGTCCGGGACCGCGACGAAGATCGTCTACGTGGGCGTCGCCGACAAGGACAACGCGGTCTACCGCTCGACGGACGCGGGCGCCACCTGGACGAGGCTCGCGGGCCAGCCGACCGGATACCTGGCGCACAAGGGCGTCCTGGACGCCGTGAACGGGTACCTGTACCTCGCCTACAGCGACACGGGCGGCCCCTACGACGGCGGCAAGGGCCGGCTGTGGCGGTACGCGACGGCCACCGGCACCTGGACCGACATCAGCCCGGTCGCGGAGGCGGACACCTACTTCGGCTTCAGCGGACTGACGGTCGACCGGCAGCACCCGTCCACCCTCATGGCCACCGCCTACAGCTCCTGGTGGCCGGACACCCAGTTGTTCCGGTCCACCGACAGCGGCGCCACCTGGACGAAGGCCTGGGACTACACGTCGTACCCCGACCGCGCCAACCGCTACACCATGGACGTGTCCTCATCGCCGTGGCTCACCTTCGGCGCGCACCCCTCGCCGCCCGAACAGAGCCCGAAGCTCGGCTGGATGACGGAGGCGCTGGAGATCGACCCGTTCGACTCCGCCCGCATGATGTTCGGCACGGGCGCCACGGTCTACGGCACCGAGGACCTCACGAAGTGGGACAGCGGCGGACAGTTCAGTGTGAAGCCGATGGTGCGGGGCCTGGAGGAGACGGCGGTGAACGACCTCGCCGCCCCGCCCTCCGGCGGCGCCCGGCTCTTCAGCGCCCTCGGTGACATCGGCGGCTTCCGGCACACGGACCTGACCGCGGTGCCGTCCATGATGTACACCTCGCCCACCTTCACCACGACCACCGGCCTGGACTTCGCCGAGGCGAACCCGGACACGGTGGTCCGCGTCGGCGACCTGGACTCCGGCCCGCACATCGCGTTCTCCACGGACAACGGCGCCAACTGGTTCGCCGGCACGGACCCTTCGGGGGTCTCGGGCGGCGGGACGGTCGCGGCGGCGGCGGACGGCAGCCGGTTCGTGTGGAGTCCGGCCGGCACCGGCGTGCGCCACACCACGGGCTTCGGCACCTCCTGGGCGGAGTCGGCCGGCATCCCGGCGGGCGCGATCGTCGAGTCCGACCGCGTCGACGCGAAGACCTTCTACGGCTTCAAGTCCGGGAAGTTCTACGTCAGCACGGACGGCGGGGCGACCTTCACCGCCTCGGCCGCCACGGGCCTGCCGAGCGGGGACAGCGTGCGCTTCAAGGCGCTGCCCGGCACCAGGGGCGACGTATGGCTGGCCGGCGGAGCGGCGGACGGCGCCTACGGGCTGTGGCACTCCACCGACGGCGGCGGGAGCTTCACCAAGTCGGCGAACGTGCAGCAGGCCGACACCATCGGCTTCGGCAAGGCCGCGCCGGACGCCTCGTACCAGACGCTGTACACCAGCGCGAAGATCGGCGGGGTGCGCGGCATCTTCCGGTCCACGGACAAGGGCGCGTCCTGGACCCGGATCAACGACGACGCCCACCAGTGGGGCTGGACCGGCGCGGCCATCACGGGTGATCCTCGGGTGTACGGCCGGGTGTACGTGTCGACGAACGGCCGGGGCGTCATCTACGGCGACACCTCCGACACGAGCGGCGGAGGCGGCGGAGACGGAGGCGGCGGCACGGACCCGACGCCGGTGCCCACGGGTGCCTGCACCGTCAGCTACAAGATCACCAATCAGTGGGCCGACGGCTTCCAGGCCGACGTGCGGCTCACCAACACCGGCTCGGCGGCCTGGAACGGCTGGTCCCTCGGCTGGTCCTTCGCCGACGGCCAGAAGGTCACGCAGATGTGGAACGCCGGCTACAGCCAGTCCGGCACCGCGGTCACGGTGAAGAACGTGAGCTGGAACGGCACCGTGGCGGCGGGCTCGTCGGTGGCCTTCGGCTTCACGGGCAGCCGGGCGGGTACGAACACCGTACCGGCCTCGTTCAAGCTGGGCGGCCAGAGCTGCGCGGCCGCCTGA
- a CDS encoding class I SAM-dependent methyltransferase translates to MAHVHHEQQHRHDTGHGHGHGHGHGTDIDWNELAPLLESQAELLAPVYRQAMAWLAREVAEPGLVVDAGSGPGVVSCLFAEAFPGARVVAVDGTAPLLERARDRAARQGVADRFDTVAGDLPEALGRLDRPADLLWASRSLHHLGDQRAALAAFAGHLAPGGTLALLEGGLPSRFLPRDPGIGRPGLQARLDALEEEWFTRMRAELPGSVAETEDWPALLTAAGLAHTGTRTFLLDLPAPVDDRARAYVAAHLSRLREGVGEALDADDRATLDRLLDPSDPSSVHVRPDVFVLGAYTVHTAVRRG, encoded by the coding sequence ATGGCACACGTACACCACGAGCAGCAGCACCGGCACGACACCGGGCACGGCCACGGTCATGGACACGGGCACGGCACGGACATCGACTGGAACGAACTGGCGCCCCTGCTGGAATCGCAGGCGGAGCTGCTCGCTCCCGTCTACCGGCAGGCCATGGCCTGGCTCGCGCGGGAGGTGGCCGAGCCGGGCCTCGTCGTGGACGCGGGCAGCGGCCCCGGCGTCGTCTCCTGCCTGTTCGCCGAGGCGTTCCCCGGCGCCCGGGTCGTCGCCGTCGACGGCACCGCGCCGCTGCTGGAGCGGGCCCGCGACCGGGCCGCCCGGCAAGGCGTCGCCGACCGCTTCGACACCGTCGCCGGCGACCTGCCCGAGGCGCTCGGCCGGCTGGACCGCCCGGCCGACCTGCTGTGGGCCAGCCGCAGCCTGCACCACCTCGGCGACCAGCGGGCCGCGCTCGCCGCGTTCGCCGGCCACCTGGCCCCCGGCGGCACCCTAGCCCTCCTGGAGGGCGGACTGCCCTCCCGCTTCCTGCCGCGCGACCCCGGCATCGGCCGCCCCGGCCTCCAGGCCCGGCTCGACGCGCTGGAGGAGGAGTGGTTCACCCGGATGCGGGCCGAGCTGCCGGGCTCCGTCGCCGAGACCGAGGACTGGCCCGCCCTGCTGACCGCGGCCGGCCTGGCGCACACCGGCACCCGCACCTTCCTGCTCGACCTGCCCGCCCCGGTCGACGACCGGGCCCGCGCCTATGTCGCCGCGCACCTGTCCCGGCTGCGCGAGGGAGTCGGCGAGGCGCTGGATGCCGACGACCGCGCCACCCTCGACCGGCTCCTCGACCCGTCCGACCCGTCCAGCGTGCACGTGCGGCCGGACGTGTTCGTGCTCGGCGCGTACACCGTGCACACCGCCGTCCGCCGGGGCTGA
- a CDS encoding class I SAM-dependent methyltransferase: MLDYEKEAADYDASRGGEARAEAAAHTVLGLIPPGPGRLLDIACGTGSVTRRLAVARPGLRVTGADLTPAMARRAAARLPGAIVRADSRRLPFPDGTFDAVTTIWLLHLLYDPRDLRAVVAECARVLRPGGVYVTTVDKAAAHDVGSDIDAVLADRPRRPAPDAPGTVTAEAARHGLRPAGHGSFRSPGQGRSPRGTIADLRRGWFTLLPPGEPRTEEFAAHLAGLPDQDRPRADPVFGVRAFRKAAPASA; this comes from the coding sequence GTGCTCGACTACGAGAAGGAAGCCGCCGACTACGACGCCTCCCGCGGCGGCGAGGCCCGCGCCGAGGCCGCCGCGCACACCGTCCTCGGCCTGATACCGCCCGGACCCGGACGCCTCCTCGACATCGCCTGCGGCACCGGCAGCGTCACCCGGCGGCTCGCCGTCGCGCGCCCCGGGCTGCGGGTGACCGGCGCCGACCTCACTCCCGCCATGGCCCGCCGGGCGGCGGCGCGGCTGCCCGGCGCGATCGTCCGGGCCGACAGCCGCCGACTGCCCTTTCCCGACGGCACGTTCGACGCCGTCACCACCATCTGGCTGCTGCACCTGCTGTACGACCCACGGGACCTGCGCGCGGTCGTCGCCGAGTGCGCCCGGGTGCTGCGGCCCGGCGGGGTGTACGTCACCACCGTCGACAAGGCCGCCGCGCACGACGTCGGCAGCGACATCGACGCCGTCCTCGCCGACCGCCCGCGCCGGCCCGCGCCCGACGCCCCCGGCACCGTCACCGCCGAGGCCGCCCGGCACGGGCTGCGGCCCGCCGGGCACGGCTCCTTCCGCAGCCCCGGACAGGGCCGCAGCCCCCGTGGCACCATCGCCGACCTGCGCCGGGGCTGGTTCACCCTGCTGCCGCCCGGCGAGCCGCGCACCGAGGAGTTCGCCGCGCACCTGGCCGGACTTCCCGACCAGGACCGCCCGCGCGCCGACCCGGTCTTCGGCGTGCGCGCGTTCCGGAAAGCAGCACCGGCCTCGGCCTGA